Proteins found in one Sorghum bicolor cultivar BTx623 chromosome 1, Sorghum_bicolor_NCBIv3, whole genome shotgun sequence genomic segment:
- the LOC8081257 gene encoding uncharacterized protein LOC8081257 translates to MPFQLKNGHHHQHHGAAMEGKPPLLPTTQQQPAPTPRVSRFRRLLVRVSASEKFVADGKERDKEEKLAPPPPPAAGDGDAAGSLGLDRMVLSFMEEATAVERPPRGRCNCFNGSNHEESDEEFDFLPSEYASKPATAGAGDALEALKGLVQSASVAERNLLADASRLADKCGKGCKGKAECRRAVADGLRALGYDASVCKSRWEKAPSYPAGEHEYIDAVVGKEEVRLIVEVDFRSQFELARSTKAYRAALQALPPLFVGTPDRLGQIVAVVAEAARQSLKKKGLHFPPWRKPEYMRAKWLSPHVRCGDKVVVPGPAAPLSAATPVQAASFSGEFELVFDRKPSRDSAAAEGGVSVGEKITVVVSPWRPTEEASKKQEQVPKAKVVTGLAAVL, encoded by the exons ATGCCGTTCCAGCTCAAGAACGGTCACCACCACCAGCACCACGGTGCCGCCATGGAAGggaagccgccgctgctgccgacGACGCAGCAGCAGCCCGCGCCGACGCCGAGGGTGTCCAGGTTCCGGAGGCTGCTGGTGAGGGTATCTGCGTCGGAGAAGTTCGTCGCGGATGGGAAGGAGAGGGACAAGGAAGAGAagctggcgccgccgccgccgcccgcggccGGCGATGGGGACGCCGCGGGGTCCCTGGGTCTGGACCGCATGGTGCTCAGCTTCATGGAGGAGGCCACCGCCGTCGAGCGGCCACCGCGGGGGCGCTGCAACTGCTTCAACGGCAGCAACCACGAGGAGAGCGACGAGGAGTTCGACTTCCTCCCCTCCGAGTACGCCTCCAAGCCGGCCACCGCCGGTGCAGGCGATGCCTTGGAGGCTCTAAAG GGTTTGGTGCAGAGCGCGAGTGTTGCGGAGCGGAATCTGCTCGCGGACGCGTCTAGGCTCGCCGATAAGTGCGGCAAGGGCTGCAAGGGCAAGGCGGAGTGCCGCCGCGCGGTGGCCGACGGCCTCAGGGCGCTGGGCTACGACGCCTCCGTATGCAAGTCGCGGTGGGAGAAGGCCCCCTCCTACCCCGCAG GGGAACACGAGTACATCGACGCCGTGGTGGGGAAGGAGGAGGTGAGGCTGATCGTGGAGGTGGATTTCAGGTCGCAGTTCGAGCTGGCGCGGTCGACCAAGGCGTACCGCGCGGCGCTCCAGGCGCTGCCGCCGCTGTTCGTGGGGACCCCGGACCGGCTCGGGCAGATCGTGGCGGTCGTGGCGGAGGCGGCGCGTCAGAGCCTCAAGAAGAAAGGGCTCCACTTCCCGCCGTGGCGGAAGCCGGAGTACATGCGCGCCAAGTGGCTGTCCCCGCACGTCCGCTGCGGCGACAAGGTCGTCGTGCCGGGCCCCGCCGCGCCCTTGTCCGCGGCGACGCCGGTTCAGGCGGCGAGCTTTTCCGGCGAGTTCGAGCTCGTGTTCGACAGGAAGCCTAGCAGGGACAGCGCCGCCGCTGAGGGCGGCGTGAGCGTCGGCGAGAAGATCACGGTGGTGGTGTCGCCGTGGCGCCCGACGGAGGAGGCGAGCAAGAAGCAGGAGCAGGTGCCCAAGGCGAAGGTCGTCACGGGGCTCGCCGCCGTCCTCTGA
- the LOC8061170 gene encoding guanylate-binding protein 4 isoform X2, whose amino-acid sequence MGRGRGRWAPGIRAAALILLAVAAAAGAAAGDPDPDELERAFPIVEPDHGHTKLRLSEQGLEAIRRIETPIAVVGVIGPYRSGKSFLLNQLLSLSCDKGFGVGHMRDTKTKGIWIWGTPVEMDVDGSKVSVLYLDTEGFESVGKSNVYDDRIFALATVLSSVLIYNLPETVREADISRLSFAVEIAEEFYGRVKGQDVAFEPAKLLWLIQRDFLQGKSVQQMVNEALQRVPNDNGDKYIDEVNQIRDSLAVMGNNSTAFSLPQPHLQRTKLCDMEDKELEPLYVKRREQLKQLVSSIVKPKIVQGRTLNGKDFASFLQQILEALNKGEIPSTGSLVEIFNKAILDRCLKVYREKMDGLGLPVPVDELQKLHEMANGEARILFDKQHFGKHHAAQSALKLEDEIKKVYRNVLLANEYQSSKLCEARFSECEDKMDHLQVLKLPSMAKFNAGFTHCNQSFVKDCVGPAKESYERRMSKMLAKSRALFIKEYNNKLFNWLVTFSLVMVVIGRFVIKFFLLEIVAWVMFIFLETYTRMFWSAESLYYNPAWHIIVSSWEIIVYSPILDLDRWAIPIVIMLSFGVFYWRCFGGRRKRGRGSLLPLYKNSYKNSSRSRSD is encoded by the exons atggggcgggggcgggggcggtggGCCCCGGGGATCCGCGCGGCGGCGCTGATCCTGCTCGCGGTCGCGGCTGCTGCCGGAGCCGCCGCGGGGGATCCCGATCCGGACGAGCTCGAGCGCGC GTTTCCAATAGTGGAGCCAGATCACGGACACACTAAACTTCGTCTCTCAGAACAAGGTCTGGAAGCAATTCGAAGGATCGAAACTCCTATTGCTGTTGTTGGT GTCATTGGTCCCTATCGATCTGGAAAATCTTTTCTCCTCAACCAGCTTCTCTCCTTATCTTGTGATAAAG GTTTTGGAGTTGGTCATATGCGAGATACTAAAACTAAAG GTATTTGGATTTGGGGTACTCCTGTTGAGATGGATGTTGATGGTTCCAAAGTTTCTGTCCTTTATCTAGACACTGAAGGGTTTGAAAGTGTTGGGAAATCAAATGTATATGATGATAG GATATTTGCTTTGGCGACTGTCTTAAGTTCAGTCcttatctacaaccttcctgaGACG GTACGTGAAGCTGATATATCTAGGCTTTCATTTGCCGTTGAAATTGCTGAAGAATTCTATGGAAG AGTCAAG GGGCAAGATGTTGCTTTTGAGCCAGCAAAGCTTCTCTGGCTTATCCAGAGGGATTTCCTGC AAGGAAAATCTGTTCAACAAATGGTCAATGAAGCCCTCCAACGGGTGCCTAATGATAATG GTGATAAATATATTGATGAG GTCAATCAAATACGAGATTCTTTGGCAGTTATGGGCAACAACAGTACTGCTTTTAGCTTGCCCCAG CCACATCTTCAAAGAACAAAATTATGTGATATGGAGGACAAAGAGCTTGAACCCTTATATGTAAAACGGCGGGAGCAATTAAAGCAGCTTGTTTCGTCCATTGtaaaaccaaaaattgtgcAGGGTAGAACTCTAAATGGGAAGGACTTTGCTTCTTTCTTGCAGCAG ATTCTTGAGGCTTTGAATAAAGGCGAAATTCCATCAACTGGATCTTTGGTTGAAATTTTTAATAAAGCCATTCTTGATCGCTGTCTGAAGGTTTACAGGGAGAAAATGGATGGCTTAGGCCTACCAGTACCGGTAGACGAACTGCAGAAACTTCATGAGATGGCAAATGGTGAAGCTAGAATTCTCTTTGATAAGCAGCACTTTGGTAAACATCATGCTGCTCAGTCGGCCCTCAAGCTTGAAGATGAGATTAAAAag GTGTACAGAAACGTCCTTCTAGCTAATGAATATCAATCGTCAAAGCTGTGTGAAGCTCGCTTTTCTGAGTGTGAGGATAAGATGGATCACCTTCAAGTCTTGAAACTTCCTTCCATGGCAAAATTCAATGCAGGATTTACTCACTGCAATCAAAGTTTTGTAAAGGATTGCGTGGGACCTGCAAAAGAAAGCTATGAACGTAGAATGTCAAAG ATGCTTGCCAAGTCTCGTGCTCTTTTTATCAAGGAGTACAATAACAAGCTTTTCAATTGGTTGGTGACCTTCTCTTTGGTCATGGTGGTCATTGGCCGCTTTGTCATCAAGTTCTTCTTACTTGAAATTGTCGCCTGGGTGATGTTCATCTTCCTAGAGACGTACACGAGAATGTTCTGGTCAGCGGAATCACTTTACTATAATCCAGCTTGGCACATCATTGTTTCTTCCTGGGAAATCATTGTGTACAGCCCTATTCTTGATCTGGACAG ATGGGCTATCCCAATTGTCATAATGCTGTCATTTGGGGTTTTTTACTGGAGATGCTTCGGTGGAAGAAGGAAGCGGGGAAGGGGTTCGCTCCTCCCATTGTACAAGAATTCTTACAAGAACTCGAGTCGCTCGAGATCAGACTAG
- the LOC8061169 gene encoding light-inducible protein CPRF2 codes for MERVFSVEEIPNPYWAPPHPQSAAAGAVAAPGGGGGAVDAAGAMNRCPSEWYFQKFLEEAVLDSPGPVPGVGRGSVVAGAEAPESKPLGPAAASSSVVDPVEYNAMLKQKLEKDLAAVAMWRASGAAPPDRSAVASSLPSVDVPHAAPLKPIGGTESLVQNKLAGAPGVGSGPHVVQTADIPIKQTTSSSSREQSDDDDMEGDAETTGNANPVQQRLQRRKQSNRESARRSRSRKAAHLNELEAQVAQLRVENSSLLRRLADVNQKFNEAAVDNRVLKADVETLRAKVKMAEDSVKRVTGMNALFPAVSDMSSLSMPFNGSPTDSTSDAAVPIQDDPNSYFANPSEIGGNNGYMPDIASSVQEDDNFVNGAAGKMGRTASLQRVASLEHLQKRMCGGPASSGSTS; via the exons ATGGAGCGCGTCTTCTCCGTGGAGGAGATCCCCAACCCCTACTGGGCCCCGCCGCACCCTCAATCAGCTGCCGCCGGCGCTGTTGCTGCaccaggtggaggaggaggagctgtgGACGCGGCGGGCGCGATGAACCGGTGCCCGTCGGAGTGGTATTTCCAGAAGTTCCTGGAGGAGGCCGTGCTCGACAGCCCGGGGCCCGTCCCTGGCGTCGGTAGGGGCAGCGTTGTAGCTGGAGCTGAGGCGCCGGAGAGCAAGCCGCTGGGGCCCGCGGCTGCCTCGAGTTCGGTTGTTGACCCTGTGGAGTACAACGCGATGCTCAAGCAGAAGCTGGAGAAGGACCTCGCTGCTGTCGCCATGTGGAGG GCTTCTGGTGCAGCACCTCCAGATCGTTCTGCAGTTGCTTCTTCCTTGCCAAGTGTTGATGTTCCGCATGCAGCTCCTCTTAAACCCATCGGAG GTACTGAAAGTCTAGTTCAAAACAAGCTAGCTGGTGCTCCAGGTGTGGGATCAGGTCCACATGTAGTACAAACTGCCGATATCCCTATTAAGCAAACCACTAGCTCTTCCTCACGAGAGCAGTCAGATGATGATGACATGGAAGGAGATGCTGAGACTACTGGAAATGCAAACCCTGTTCAACAAAGACTACAGAGAAG GAAGCAATCCAACCGAGAATCAGCCAGGCGTTCGAGAAGCAGAAAGGCAGCTCACTTGAATGAACTGGAGGCACAG GTAGCACAGTTAAGAGTTGAAAACTCTTCGCTGTTAAGGCGACTTGCTGATGTTAATCAGAAGTTCAATGAGGCTGCTGTTGACAATAGGGTGCTAAAGGCAGATGTTGAAACCTTGAGAGCAAAG GTGAAGATGGCAGAGGACTCAGTGAAGCGGGTAACAGGCATGAACGCGTTGTTCCCTGCCGTGTCTGATATGTCGTCCCTCAGCATGCCATTCAATGGCTCCCCAACTGACTCCACCTCTGATGCCGCTGTCCCCATCCAAGATGACCCAAACAGTTACTTCGCAAATCCAAGTGAAATCGGAGGCAACAATGGTTACATGCCAGATATAGCTTCCTCGGTTCAAGAGGACGACAATTTTGTCAATGGGGCTGCTGGCAAGATGGGCAGAACAGCCTCGCTGCAGCGGGTGGCAAGCCTGGAGCACCTCCAGAAGAGGATGTGTGGAGGGCCGGCTTCATCCGGGTCGACCTCCTAG
- the LOC8061170 gene encoding guanylate-binding protein 4 isoform X1 has protein sequence MGRGRGRWAPGIRAAALILLAVAAAAGAAAGDPDPDELERAFPIVEPDHGHTKLRLSEQGLEAIRRIETPIAVVGVIGPYRSGKSFLLNQLLSLSCDKGFGVGHMRDTKTKGIWIWGTPVEMDVDGSKVSVLYLDTEGFESVGKSNVYDDRIFALATVLSSVLIYNLPETVREADISRLSFAVEIAEEFYGRFVSRVKGQDVAFEPAKLLWLIQRDFLQGKSVQQMVNEALQRVPNDNGDKYIDEVNQIRDSLAVMGNNSTAFSLPQPHLQRTKLCDMEDKELEPLYVKRREQLKQLVSSIVKPKIVQGRTLNGKDFASFLQQILEALNKGEIPSTGSLVEIFNKAILDRCLKVYREKMDGLGLPVPVDELQKLHEMANGEARILFDKQHFGKHHAAQSALKLEDEIKKVYRNVLLANEYQSSKLCEARFSECEDKMDHLQVLKLPSMAKFNAGFTHCNQSFVKDCVGPAKESYERRMSKMLAKSRALFIKEYNNKLFNWLVTFSLVMVVIGRFVIKFFLLEIVAWVMFIFLETYTRMFWSAESLYYNPAWHIIVSSWEIIVYSPILDLDRWAIPIVIMLSFGVFYWRCFGGRRKRGRGSLLPLYKNSYKNSSRSRSD, from the exons atggggcgggggcgggggcggtggGCCCCGGGGATCCGCGCGGCGGCGCTGATCCTGCTCGCGGTCGCGGCTGCTGCCGGAGCCGCCGCGGGGGATCCCGATCCGGACGAGCTCGAGCGCGC GTTTCCAATAGTGGAGCCAGATCACGGACACACTAAACTTCGTCTCTCAGAACAAGGTCTGGAAGCAATTCGAAGGATCGAAACTCCTATTGCTGTTGTTGGT GTCATTGGTCCCTATCGATCTGGAAAATCTTTTCTCCTCAACCAGCTTCTCTCCTTATCTTGTGATAAAG GTTTTGGAGTTGGTCATATGCGAGATACTAAAACTAAAG GTATTTGGATTTGGGGTACTCCTGTTGAGATGGATGTTGATGGTTCCAAAGTTTCTGTCCTTTATCTAGACACTGAAGGGTTTGAAAGTGTTGGGAAATCAAATGTATATGATGATAG GATATTTGCTTTGGCGACTGTCTTAAGTTCAGTCcttatctacaaccttcctgaGACG GTACGTGAAGCTGATATATCTAGGCTTTCATTTGCCGTTGAAATTGCTGAAGAATTCTATGGAAG GTTTGTGAGCAGAGTCAAG GGGCAAGATGTTGCTTTTGAGCCAGCAAAGCTTCTCTGGCTTATCCAGAGGGATTTCCTGC AAGGAAAATCTGTTCAACAAATGGTCAATGAAGCCCTCCAACGGGTGCCTAATGATAATG GTGATAAATATATTGATGAG GTCAATCAAATACGAGATTCTTTGGCAGTTATGGGCAACAACAGTACTGCTTTTAGCTTGCCCCAG CCACATCTTCAAAGAACAAAATTATGTGATATGGAGGACAAAGAGCTTGAACCCTTATATGTAAAACGGCGGGAGCAATTAAAGCAGCTTGTTTCGTCCATTGtaaaaccaaaaattgtgcAGGGTAGAACTCTAAATGGGAAGGACTTTGCTTCTTTCTTGCAGCAG ATTCTTGAGGCTTTGAATAAAGGCGAAATTCCATCAACTGGATCTTTGGTTGAAATTTTTAATAAAGCCATTCTTGATCGCTGTCTGAAGGTTTACAGGGAGAAAATGGATGGCTTAGGCCTACCAGTACCGGTAGACGAACTGCAGAAACTTCATGAGATGGCAAATGGTGAAGCTAGAATTCTCTTTGATAAGCAGCACTTTGGTAAACATCATGCTGCTCAGTCGGCCCTCAAGCTTGAAGATGAGATTAAAAag GTGTACAGAAACGTCCTTCTAGCTAATGAATATCAATCGTCAAAGCTGTGTGAAGCTCGCTTTTCTGAGTGTGAGGATAAGATGGATCACCTTCAAGTCTTGAAACTTCCTTCCATGGCAAAATTCAATGCAGGATTTACTCACTGCAATCAAAGTTTTGTAAAGGATTGCGTGGGACCTGCAAAAGAAAGCTATGAACGTAGAATGTCAAAG ATGCTTGCCAAGTCTCGTGCTCTTTTTATCAAGGAGTACAATAACAAGCTTTTCAATTGGTTGGTGACCTTCTCTTTGGTCATGGTGGTCATTGGCCGCTTTGTCATCAAGTTCTTCTTACTTGAAATTGTCGCCTGGGTGATGTTCATCTTCCTAGAGACGTACACGAGAATGTTCTGGTCAGCGGAATCACTTTACTATAATCCAGCTTGGCACATCATTGTTTCTTCCTGGGAAATCATTGTGTACAGCCCTATTCTTGATCTGGACAG ATGGGCTATCCCAATTGTCATAATGCTGTCATTTGGGGTTTTTTACTGGAGATGCTTCGGTGGAAGAAGGAAGCGGGGAAGGGGTTCGCTCCTCCCATTGTACAAGAATTCTTACAAGAACTCGAGTCGCTCGAGATCAGACTAG